A stretch of DNA from Syntrophales bacterium:
TCATTCCCGCGAAAGCGGGAATCTATAACTAATTGAGAATACTGGATTCCCGTTTTCACGGGAATGACAATTTAGGCTATTTCCGGCAAAATTCAAAGGTCTCAATTTAGGAATAAGGAGATTAAAGGATGAAAGAAAGAAAGGTAGTGCTTGACGCAGAGGGAATTGACAGATCCCTGACAAGAATTGCCTATGAAATACTGGAAAAGAATAAAGGGGTAAAAGATCTGGTGCTGGTCGGTATCAGAACGGGCGGTGTATTCCTCGCAGAAAGGCTCCGTCAAAAGATCTCCATGATTGAAGAAGTTAATGTATCTGTAGGTATTTTAGACATCACACTATACCGCGATGATCTGCTGACAACTAATAAAAAACCGAAGCTGGGAAAAACAGATATCCCATTTTCACTAAATAACAAAAAAGTCGTTCTCGTCGATGATGTCCTCTTCACCGGAAGGACCATACGGGCAGCGATGGATGCACTCATAGATTTTGGCAGGCCAAGACTCATTCAGCTTGCTGCTCTCATCGACAGGGGACACCGTGAACTTCCCATAAGGGCGGATTTTATAGGCAAAAACCTCCCTTCATCACTGTGGGAAGAAGTCAGTGTAAATCTCATGGAAACAGATGGAAAGGATGAAGTTGTTATTATTGAAGAAGGATAACATGAAAAGTGCCTAAAGTGAAGCTCCCCGCCCACAGGGCGGGGGGGCTTCCCGGTAAGGAATAATTTAATTATATTGCGCCCCTTGACCCCGCCTACAAGGCGGGGCTTGCGGGGTGCGCTCCAGGTGAACTAAGATGCACTCGTAAAAAGTCTTTTCATAGCGAATCTAAGCATTTTGGGGAAAAGATGCTGGTAGTGTCTGGCGTTAAAAAAATCTAATTGTTTGAGTGCATTAGCACGAGTTTTTAGATTTTTAGCCAGGCAATGAAAGCATCCCCAAAATGGTTCTGAGCGAAGAAAACTGACTTTTTACGAACGTGCCAACTAAAGTTAAAGTACAATAACTGAGGTAAAACATGAAGTTAGCGAGTAAAGATGTTTTAGGTATAAAGGAGCTTTCTGTAGATGAGATAAATCTTATCCTTGATACTGCAGAATCCTTCATAGAAGTCTCGACAAGAGAGATCAAAAAGGTTCCCACCCTCAGGGGAAAAACCCTCGTCACTCTTTTTTATGAACCAAGCACCAGAACAAGAACATCCTTTGAAATTGCGGCAAAGAGGCTGAGCGCAGATACTGTCAGCATTTCTGCCACCACAAGCAGCGTGATAAAGGGAGAAACCCTCATCGATACAGCCCGGAACCTGGAGGCCATGAACCCTGATATTATAGCAATCAGGCACAGTGCTGCGGGAGCACCGCATATGCTGTCCAAACTTATTAAACAGTCCATAATTAATGCAGGAGACGGGGCTCATGAACATCCTACCCAGGCACTGCTGGATATGATGACCATTAAGGAGAAAAAAGGGGGAATTGCGGGTCTCAAGGTGGCCATCATAGGAGACATCGCCCACAGCAGGGTGGCCCGGTCCAACATTTACGGTCTCACCAAAATGGGGGCGGATGTGACAGTGGCCGGACCGGTTACTATGATACCCAGAGATATTGATAAAATGGGTGTTACGGTCCACTACCGTCTCGAAGAGGCAATAAAAAACGCCGATATAATTATGATGCTAAGAATTCAGCTTGAAAGGCAGGGTGATAGTATATTCCCATCACTTCGGGAGTACTCCAATTATTATTGCCTGAATGCTCAAAACATAAAACTGGCAAAGGATGATGTCCTTGTCATGCATCCGGGGCCTATCAACAGGGGGGTGGAAATCGCTCCTGACATTGCTGACGGTCCCTATTCGGTGATTCTCGAGCAGGTAACCAACGGTGTTGCGGTAAGAATGGCTCTTCTCTATCTGCTGGCGGGAGGTAAATGATGAATATTTTACTTAAAGGAGGAAGGGTTGTCGACCCTTCACAAAATATAGATGAAGAGATAGACCTCTTGATAAAAGAGGGGAAAATTGCACAGATCGGTAAAGATATTGACAAAAATACGATCGCTGATTCAGCACCTCAGACACTCAATCTTGAGGGTAAAATCGTGGTACCGGGATTAATTGACATGCACACCCATCTGCGGGAACCCGGCTTTGAATACAAGGAGACGATTCAGACAGGTTGCCAAGCAGCGGTGGCAGGAGGATTTACCTCAATCGCCTGCATGCCGAACACAAACCCGATTAATGACAATCGATCTGTAACCGAACTTATCCATCGACAGGCAAAGCGATACAATTTGGCAAACGTTTATCCAATTGCAGCTATAAGCAGGGGATCCGAAGGGATTACCCTGACAGAATTCGGGGATTTAAAGGACGCCGGCGCTGTGGCATTTTCAGATGACGGGAAACCGGTAATGAACAGTGCCCTGATGAGGAGAGCGCTCGAATACGCCTTTTCACTTGATATCCCGATAATATCACACTGTGAAGATACTACGTTATCTGCCGGTGGATTGATGAATGAGGGATTTGTATCCACAGAACTGGGACTTCAAGGAATCCCGAATATCGCAGAAGATATAATGGTAGCAAGGGATATAGCAATCGCCGATTATACGAACACTCCCGTCCATATCGCCCATGTAAGCACAGCCGGATCTGTCAGATTGATAAGGGCGGCCAAAGAAAGGGGAATAAAGGTCACCGCAGAAACCGCCCCACACTATTTTTCCCTTACCGATGAGACCTTGAATAAATATGACACCTGTGCCAAGGTATATCCCCCTTTGAGGAGTGCGGATGACGTAACGGCAATAAAGGAAGGACTTTCCGATGGCACCATAGATGCGATCGCAAGCGACCATGCTCCCCACTCCTCGATAGAAAAGGAAGTGGAATTTGAATATGCCTCCTCAGGAATGATAGGGCTGGAAACTTCACTATCGCTAAGCCTTAAACTGGTTGCAGAGGGAATCCTCACTCTGAACCAGCTCATCTTGAAGATGAGTACAAACCCTGCCGGGATACTGAGAATACCAAAAGGGACACTGAAGATAGGTTCCGATGCCGATATAACAGTAATCGACACAGAACGGGAATGGACAGTGGATATAAACACGTTCCGGTCAAAAAGCAAAAATTCTCCCTTCAACGGCTGGAAGCTTAAAGGCATGGCAGTACTTACCATCATGGGTGGAGAGATAAAGTACAGCGTGTAATTATGAAAGAAGAGAAAACAGAACAAATAAAAGATCTTCAACAACTAAAAGATTGGATCGAACTCAAAAGGGAATTTGACGTTCTTGACCTTTTCTCGAGACTCCACCCGGCTGATATCGCCGATTTGATCGACAACCTGAAAGAGGAAGAAAAGATCCATCTCTTTGCCCTGCTCGATGTTGAAAAAGCCTCCGACGTTATCTTAGAGTTGAGCGATGTTTCGAGAGAGCAGATACTTGAAGAGATTTCCGACAAAAAACTGACCGAGATCATCGATGAAATGGAATCGGATGATGCTGCCGATATTATCGCCGATCTCCCTGCAGAGCAGGCCCAAGCTGTCCTTGAGGGAATAGAACCTGAAGACTCCGAAGATGTCAGAAAACTCCTGAAATATGAAGAGGATACAGCCGGCGGTATCATGCAGTCCGAGCTGGTCTGTGTAGATAAGAATGCCACCATCCGGGATGCCATGCAGGCTGTCATCAAGGAATCGGAGGAAATCGAAAATATTTATAATGTATTCGTTGTGGAGGAAGAAAACAAGCTGGTCGGAACCGTCCCCCTGCAAAGGCTCATAACGGCTAAACCGAACACCCTGATACATAAATGCATAGATGAAAATATACCGAGCGTTAATGTTGATGTTGATCAGGAAGAGGTTGCCAGGATGTTTGAAAAGTATAACCTCGTTTCTCTTCCTGTAGTTGACCATACGAACAGGCTGCTGGGAAGAATCACCGTCGATGATGCCGTCGATGTTATGGAAGAAGAAACGTCAGAAGATATTTTCAGAATAGCGGGTCTGGGTGAAGATGACAGTGTCTTCAACAAACCTATCCAATCCATAAAGAAAAGACTGCCATGGCTCTATCTAAATCTCATGACAGCACTTGTCTCAGTCTTTATAATCGGATTCTTCGAAGATACCATCAAAATGATGGTGGTTTTAGCCGTGTTCATGCCGGTGGTAGCGGGCCTCGGGGGAAATGCGGGAAGCCAGACCCTTACTATTATCGTAAGGGGGCTGGCCCTCGGCGAGGTAACCTTTGAAACCTCAAAAAAAGCCCTCTACAAGGAAACCCTCGTCGGCATCGTAAACGGCGTATGTGTCGGAATAGTCATCGGTATCATCGCATATATCTGGAAGGGTATCCCCATGCTGGGAATTGTTCTGGGCCTGGCAATGGTAATCAATGTGTTGGTGGGCACATTAGCAGGAACATTAATACCTCTGAGTTTGAAATGGCTAAAGATGGATCCGGCACTTGGCTCTCATATCTTTGTTACAGCTCTTACAGACGCCTTCGGATTCCTTTCCTTCCTCGGTCTGGCTACTATCTTTATAAAATTATTAATGTAAATTGCCTATGATTCCCAAGCACAGCAACAAAGCTTCTGCAATTGTCCTTCGCTCTCTCGACTACGGGGAATCTGACAGGATCATTACTTTTTATACAGATGACTTCGGTAAGCTTACGGGAATCGCAAAGGGAGCCCGGCGCAGTAAGAAGAGATTCCCGAATGCCCTTGAATTATTTTCCTGTTCCAATATCTTATTCTCTAAAAATAGAGGCGGGCTGAGATTGATTGAAAGCTGTAGCGTAACAAATTACTATTCCGGCATAAGAGCCGATCTGGAAAAAACCCTCGTTGCCTCCTATTTTATTGACCTTACCTCTCAGTTCACATCGGAAGGCAAAAAAAACCTAAATTTGTTTCAATTGCTACAAAACTTCCTTGAAATCATCGATACCGGAAACAGTTCAGAGACAATCGCAAGACTCTTTGAATTACGATTGCTTAAGCTAAAAGGATTTGAGCCGGTTTTAGACAGGTGTACAATCTGCAAGACACCTGTTAACGAAATAGAAATTGCGTATCGCACCAGACCCCTGCTATTCAGTCTAAACAGGGGTGGAATAAAATGTCCTAAATGCAACTCCGACAACAAACCTTCTCTGCCAATCTCCATCGGAACCATCATGACACTCCTTATGGGAAAAGAAATGGATATCGGCAAGATTCACCGATTAACCCTATCGAGCCAGGCAGCGGAAGAAAGTAAAAAAGTCCTTGTCAGTTTTATCCAGTACCTTCTTGGAAAAGAGTTGAAATCTTTAGATGTTATCAATAAAATCAAAAGAATGAGCCTTTGAAAGGAATATGGCATTATGACATTTGACGAAATCCTAAAGATAAGACGGTCTGTCCGATCGTACGATTCAAGACTCGTCAAAGAGGAAGACATAAAAGCGATATGCGAGGCAGCCAGACTTGCTCCTTCCGCTCACAACAGTCAGACTTGGCGCTTTGTTGCAGTAACGGAACGGGATCGTATCGAAAAAATCTGCGATGG
This window harbors:
- the pyrR gene encoding bifunctional pyr operon transcriptional regulator/uracil phosphoribosyltransferase PyrR produces the protein MKERKVVLDAEGIDRSLTRIAYEILEKNKGVKDLVLVGIRTGGVFLAERLRQKISMIEEVNVSVGILDITLYRDDLLTTNKKPKLGKTDIPFSLNNKKVVLVDDVLFTGRTIRAAMDALIDFGRPRLIQLAALIDRGHRELPIRADFIGKNLPSSLWEEVSVNLMETDGKDEVVIIEEG
- the mgtE gene encoding magnesium transporter, coding for MKEEKTEQIKDLQQLKDWIELKREFDVLDLFSRLHPADIADLIDNLKEEEKIHLFALLDVEKASDVILELSDVSREQILEEISDKKLTEIIDEMESDDAADIIADLPAEQAQAVLEGIEPEDSEDVRKLLKYEEDTAGGIMQSELVCVDKNATIRDAMQAVIKESEEIENIYNVFVVEEENKLVGTVPLQRLITAKPNTLIHKCIDENIPSVNVDVDQEEVARMFEKYNLVSLPVVDHTNRLLGRITVDDAVDVMEEETSEDIFRIAGLGEDDSVFNKPIQSIKKRLPWLYLNLMTALVSVFIIGFFEDTIKMMVVLAVFMPVVAGLGGNAGSQTLTIIVRGLALGEVTFETSKKALYKETLVGIVNGVCVGIVIGIIAYIWKGIPMLGIVLGLAMVINVLVGTLAGTLIPLSLKWLKMDPALGSHIFVTALTDAFGFLSFLGLATIFIKLLM
- a CDS encoding dihydroorotase; amino-acid sequence: MMNILLKGGRVVDPSQNIDEEIDLLIKEGKIAQIGKDIDKNTIADSAPQTLNLEGKIVVPGLIDMHTHLREPGFEYKETIQTGCQAAVAGGFTSIACMPNTNPINDNRSVTELIHRQAKRYNLANVYPIAAISRGSEGITLTEFGDLKDAGAVAFSDDGKPVMNSALMRRALEYAFSLDIPIISHCEDTTLSAGGLMNEGFVSTELGLQGIPNIAEDIMVARDIAIADYTNTPVHIAHVSTAGSVRLIRAAKERGIKVTAETAPHYFSLTDETLNKYDTCAKVYPPLRSADDVTAIKEGLSDGTIDAIASDHAPHSSIEKEVEFEYASSGMIGLETSLSLSLKLVAEGILTLNQLILKMSTNPAGILRIPKGTLKIGSDADITVIDTEREWTVDINTFRSKSKNSPFNGWKLKGMAVLTIMGGEIKYSV
- a CDS encoding aspartate carbamoyltransferase catalytic subunit, with product MKLASKDVLGIKELSVDEINLILDTAESFIEVSTREIKKVPTLRGKTLVTLFYEPSTRTRTSFEIAAKRLSADTVSISATTSSVIKGETLIDTARNLEAMNPDIIAIRHSAAGAPHMLSKLIKQSIINAGDGAHEHPTQALLDMMTIKEKKGGIAGLKVAIIGDIAHSRVARSNIYGLTKMGADVTVAGPVTMIPRDIDKMGVTVHYRLEEAIKNADIIMMLRIQLERQGDSIFPSLREYSNYYCLNAQNIKLAKDDVLVMHPGPINRGVEIAPDIADGPYSVILEQVTNGVAVRMALLYLLAGGK
- the recO gene encoding DNA repair protein RecO; this encodes MIPKHSNKASAIVLRSLDYGESDRIITFYTDDFGKLTGIAKGARRSKKRFPNALELFSCSNILFSKNRGGLRLIESCSVTNYYSGIRADLEKTLVASYFIDLTSQFTSEGKKNLNLFQLLQNFLEIIDTGNSSETIARLFELRLLKLKGFEPVLDRCTICKTPVNEIEIAYRTRPLLFSLNRGGIKCPKCNSDNKPSLPISIGTIMTLLMGKEMDIGKIHRLTLSSQAAEESKKVLVSFIQYLLGKELKSLDVINKIKRMSL